From one Streptomyces sp. ICC1 genomic stretch:
- the lpdA gene encoding dihydrolipoyl dehydrogenase, which yields MANDASTVFDLVILGGGSGGYAAALRASQLGLDVALIEKNKLGGTCLHNGCIPTKALLHAGEIADQAREAAQFGVKATFEGIDIAGVHKYKDDIIAGLYKGLQGLVASRKLTYIEGEGRLSSPTSVDVNGQRIQGRHVLLATGSVPRSLPGLNIDGNRIISSDHALVLDRVPESAIVLGGGVIGVEFASAWKSFGTEVTIVEGLKHLVPVEDENSSKLLERAFRKRGIKFNLGTFFDKAEYTENGVRVTLADGKTFEAEVLLVAIGRGPVSQGLGYEEQGVAMDRGYVVVDEYMQTNVPTISAVGDLAPTLQLAHVGFAEGILVAERLAGLKTVPIDYDGVPRVTYCHPEVASVGITEAKAKEIYGADKVVALKYNLAGNGKSKILKTAGEIKLVQVKDGAVVGVHMVGDRMGEQVGEAQLIYNWEALPAEVAQLIHAHPTQNEAMGEAHLALAGKPLHAHD from the coding sequence GTGGCGAACGACGCCAGCACCGTTTTCGACCTAGTGATCCTCGGCGGCGGCAGTGGCGGTTACGCCGCGGCGCTGCGCGCATCCCAGCTGGGTCTGGACGTTGCCCTGATCGAGAAGAACAAGCTCGGCGGCACCTGCCTGCACAACGGCTGCATCCCCACGAAGGCTCTGCTGCACGCGGGCGAGATCGCGGACCAGGCCCGCGAGGCCGCCCAGTTCGGTGTGAAGGCCACCTTCGAGGGCATCGACATCGCGGGTGTGCACAAGTACAAGGACGACATCATCGCGGGCCTGTACAAGGGTCTGCAGGGCCTTGTCGCCTCCCGCAAGCTGACCTACATCGAGGGTGAGGGCCGCCTCTCCTCGCCGACGTCCGTCGACGTGAACGGCCAGCGCATCCAGGGCCGCCACGTCCTGCTGGCGACCGGCTCCGTGCCGCGCTCGCTGCCGGGCCTGAACATCGACGGCAACCGCATCATCTCCTCGGACCACGCGCTGGTCCTGGACCGCGTGCCCGAGTCCGCCATCGTCCTGGGCGGCGGCGTCATCGGCGTCGAGTTCGCCTCGGCGTGGAAGTCCTTCGGCACCGAGGTCACCATCGTCGAGGGCCTCAAGCACCTCGTGCCGGTCGAGGACGAGAACAGCTCGAAGCTGCTGGAGCGCGCGTTCCGCAAGCGCGGCATCAAGTTCAACCTCGGCACCTTCTTCGACAAGGCCGAGTACACCGAGAACGGTGTACGGGTCACCCTCGCCGACGGCAAGACCTTCGAGGCCGAGGTGCTGCTGGTCGCCATCGGCCGCGGCCCGGTCTCGCAGGGCCTGGGCTACGAGGAGCAGGGCGTCGCGATGGACCGCGGCTACGTCGTGGTCGACGAGTACATGCAGACCAACGTGCCCACCATCTCGGCCGTCGGCGACCTGGCCCCGACCCTCCAGCTCGCGCACGTCGGCTTCGCCGAGGGCATCCTGGTGGCGGAGCGTCTGGCCGGTCTCAAGACCGTCCCGATCGACTACGACGGCGTGCCGCGCGTCACGTACTGCCACCCCGAGGTCGCGTCCGTCGGCATCACCGAGGCCAAGGCCAAGGAGATCTACGGCGCGGACAAGGTCGTGGCCCTCAAGTACAACCTGGCGGGCAACGGCAAGAGCAAGATCCTGAAGACCGCGGGCGAGATCAAGCTCGTCCAGGTCAAGGACGGTGCCGTGGTCGGCGTCCACATGGTCGGTGACCGGATGGGCGAGCAGGTCGGCGAGGCCCAGCTGATCTACAACTGGGAAGCCCTGCCGGCCGAGGTCGCGCAGCTCATCCACGCGCACCCGACGCAGAACGAGGCGATGGGCGAGGCGCACCTGGCGCTCGCCGGCAAGCCCCTGCACGCACACGACTAA
- a CDS encoding leucyl aminopeptidase, with protein sequence MTALTLSTAGPATLRADALVVGVAKGPKGPVVAAGAEAVDKAYDGKLAALLEALGASGAEGEITKLPAPDGLKVPVVLAVGLGPVPETDESYDEEALRRAAGAAARALHGSKKAAFALPLDDASAVTAVAEGALLGAYAFTAYQGGETKTAKNPAKNGGPKLPLAEVALLGAKPRDKEHKAAAERATVVATEVNIARDLVNTPPNDLTPEAFAAVASATAKENGIKVQVLDEKALLKGGYGGIMGVGKGSENPPRLVKLTYTHPKAEKTLAFVGKGITYDSGGISLKPAGHNETMKCDMAGAAAVFASVVAASKLGLQVNVTGWLALAENMPSGSATKPGDVLRMYSGKTVEVLNTDAEGRLVLGDALTKASEENPDAIVDVATLTGAMMMALGDRTFGIMANDDAFRTSVHEIAEEVGEASWPMPLPADLRKSMDSPTADIANMGVRMGGGLVAGLFLQEFVGEGITWAHLDIAGPAFHEGAPYGYTPKGGTGSAVRTLVRLAERTATGDLG encoded by the coding sequence GTGACTGCTCTGACTCTCAGCACTGCCGGACCGGCGACGCTGCGCGCCGACGCCCTCGTCGTCGGCGTGGCGAAGGGCCCCAAGGGCCCCGTCGTGGCCGCGGGCGCCGAGGCCGTGGACAAGGCGTACGACGGAAAGCTCGCCGCCCTCCTCGAAGCACTCGGTGCCTCGGGCGCCGAAGGCGAGATCACCAAGCTTCCGGCCCCGGACGGCCTCAAGGTCCCGGTCGTGCTGGCGGTCGGGCTGGGTCCCGTCCCCGAGACGGACGAGTCGTACGACGAGGAGGCGCTGCGCCGCGCCGCCGGTGCCGCCGCCCGCGCACTGCACGGCAGCAAGAAGGCCGCCTTCGCGCTCCCCCTCGACGACGCCTCCGCCGTCACGGCCGTCGCCGAGGGCGCGCTGCTGGGCGCGTACGCCTTCACCGCCTACCAGGGCGGCGAGACGAAGACCGCCAAGAACCCGGCCAAGAACGGCGGCCCCAAGCTGCCGCTCGCCGAGGTGGCCCTGCTCGGCGCCAAGCCGCGCGACAAGGAGCACAAGGCCGCCGCCGAGCGCGCCACGGTCGTCGCGACCGAGGTCAACATCGCCCGCGACCTGGTCAACACCCCGCCGAACGACCTCACCCCCGAGGCCTTCGCCGCCGTCGCCTCCGCGACCGCGAAGGAGAACGGCATCAAGGTCCAGGTCCTGGACGAGAAGGCCCTGCTCAAGGGCGGCTACGGCGGCATCATGGGCGTCGGCAAGGGCTCCGAGAACCCGCCGCGCCTGGTGAAGCTCACCTACACCCACCCCAAGGCGGAGAAGACCCTCGCCTTCGTCGGCAAGGGCATCACCTACGACTCCGGCGGCATCTCCCTCAAGCCGGCCGGCCACAACGAGACGATGAAGTGCGACATGGCCGGCGCCGCCGCCGTCTTCGCCTCCGTCGTCGCGGCCTCCAAGCTCGGCCTCCAGGTCAACGTCACCGGCTGGCTCGCGCTCGCCGAGAACATGCCGTCCGGCTCCGCCACCAAGCCCGGCGACGTGCTGCGCATGTACAGCGGCAAGACCGTCGAGGTCCTCAACACGGACGCCGAGGGCCGCCTGGTCCTGGGTGACGCGCTGACCAAGGCCTCCGAGGAGAACCCGGACGCGATCGTCGACGTCGCGACCCTGACCGGCGCCATGATGATGGCCCTGGGCGACCGCACCTTCGGCATCATGGCCAACGACGACGCCTTCCGCACCTCGGTCCACGAGATCGCCGAGGAGGTCGGCGAGGCCTCCTGGCCGATGCCGCTCCCCGCGGACCTGCGCAAGTCCATGGACTCCCCCACCGCCGACATCGCGAACATGGGCGTCCGGATGGGCGGCGGCCTGGTGGCCGGCCTCTTCCTGCAGGAGTTCGTCGGCGAGGGCATCACCTGGGCCCACCTCGACATCGCGGGTCCCGCCTTCCACGAGGGCGCCCCGTACGGCTACACCCCCAAGGGCGGCACCGGCTCCGCCGTGCGCACCCTGGTGCGCCTCGCCGAGCGCACGGCCACGGGCGACCTGGGCTGA
- the sucB gene encoding 2-oxoglutarate dehydrogenase, E2 component, dihydrolipoamide succinyltransferase, producing MSVSVTLPALGESVTEGTVTRWLKAEGERVEADEPLLEVSTDKVDTEIPSPVSGILASIKVAEDETVEVGAELAIIDDGSGAPAAAAAPAAEAPAAAAPAAAAPVAEAPAAPAPVAEAPAAPAAAAAPAAGTDVVLPALGESVTEGTVTRWLKQVGESVEADEPLLEVSTDKVDTEIPAPVAGVLLEILVAEDENAEVGARLAVIGVAGAAPAAAPAAAAPAPAAAPAPAAAPVAAPVAAPAPVVAAPAVAAPVAAPAPVAAPAPVAPVAPAAPAAPVSAGDEGAYVTPLVRKLASESGVDLSSVAGTGVGGRIRKQDVLAAAEAAKAAAAAPAATAAPAAKAPAAAVSELRGQTVKMTRMRKVIGDNMMKALHSQAQLSSVVEVDITKIMKLREKAKAGFLAREGVKLSPMPFFVKAAAQALKAHAVVNARINEDEGTITYFDSENIGIAVDSEKGLMTPVIKGAGGLNLAGISKATAELASKVRGNKITPDELSGATFTISNTGSRGALFDTVIVPPNQVAILGIGATVKRPVVIETPEGTNIGIRDMTYLTLSYDHRLVDGADAARYLSAVKSILEAGEFEVELGL from the coding sequence ATGTCGGTTTCCGTAACCCTTCCGGCGCTCGGTGAGAGCGTTACTGAGGGCACTGTCACCCGCTGGCTGAAGGCCGAGGGCGAGCGCGTCGAGGCCGACGAGCCGCTGCTCGAGGTCTCGACCGACAAGGTCGACACCGAGATCCCGTCCCCCGTGTCGGGCATCCTGGCCTCCATCAAGGTCGCCGAGGACGAGACCGTCGAGGTCGGCGCCGAGCTGGCCATCATCGACGACGGCTCGGGCGCGCCGGCCGCGGCCGCCGCTCCGGCCGCCGAGGCTCCGGCTGCTGCGGCTCCGGCCGCCGCTGCCCCGGTCGCCGAGGCTCCGGCCGCGCCGGCTCCGGTCGCCGAGGCCCCCGCGGCCCCGGCCGCCGCCGCCGCTCCGGCCGCCGGCACCGATGTCGTGCTCCCCGCCCTGGGCGAGTCCGTCACCGAGGGCACCGTCACCCGCTGGCTGAAGCAGGTCGGCGAGTCCGTCGAGGCCGACGAGCCGCTGCTCGAGGTCTCGACCGACAAGGTCGACACCGAGATCCCCGCCCCGGTCGCCGGCGTCCTGCTGGAGATCCTGGTCGCCGAGGACGAGAACGCCGAGGTCGGCGCCCGTCTGGCCGTCATCGGCGTGGCCGGTGCCGCCCCCGCGGCCGCCCCGGCCGCCGCTGCGCCGGCTCCGGCCGCCGCTCCGGCTCCGGCCGCCGCCCCGGTCGCCGCCCCGGTCGCCGCCCCGGCTCCGGTCGTGGCCGCTCCCGCGGTCGCGGCTCCGGTCGCCGCTCCGGCTCCCGTGGCCGCTCCGGCTCCGGTCGCCCCCGTGGCCCCGGCCGCCCCCGCCGCTCCGGTTTCCGCCGGTGACGAGGGCGCGTACGTCACTCCGCTGGTGCGCAAGCTCGCCTCGGAGTCCGGCGTCGACCTGTCCTCGGTCGCGGGCACCGGTGTCGGTGGACGCATCCGCAAGCAGGACGTCCTGGCCGCCGCCGAGGCCGCCAAGGCCGCCGCTGCCGCCCCGGCGGCGACCGCCGCTCCGGCCGCCAAGGCTCCGGCCGCCGCGGTCTCCGAGCTGCGCGGCCAGACGGTCAAGATGACCCGCATGCGCAAGGTCATCGGCGACAACATGATGAAGGCCCTGCACTCGCAGGCGCAGCTCAGCTCCGTGGTCGAGGTGGACATCACCAAGATCATGAAGCTGCGCGAGAAGGCCAAGGCCGGCTTCCTCGCCCGCGAGGGCGTCAAGCTGTCCCCGATGCCGTTCTTCGTCAAGGCCGCGGCCCAGGCGCTGAAGGCCCACGCGGTCGTCAACGCCCGGATCAACGAGGACGAGGGCACCATCACCTACTTCGACTCGGAGAACATCGGCATCGCCGTGGACTCCGAGAAGGGCCTGATGACCCCGGTCATCAAGGGTGCCGGCGGCCTCAACCTGGCGGGCATCTCCAAGGCCACCGCCGAGCTGGCCTCCAAGGTCCGCGGCAACAAGATCACGCCGGACGAGCTGTCGGGCGCGACCTTCACCATCAGCAACACCGGCTCGCGCGGTGCGCTGTTCGACACGGTCATCGTGCCCCCGAACCAGGTCGCCATCCTGGGCATCGGCGCGACGGTCAAGCGCCCGGTGGTCATCGAGACCCCCGAGGGCACGAACATCGGCATCCGCGACATGACGTACCTGACCCTGTCCTACGACCACCGCCTGGTGGACGGCGCGGACGCGGCCCGGTACCTCTCGGCCGTCAAGTCGATCCTCGAGGCCGGCGAGTTCGAGGTCGAGCTCGGCCTGTAA
- a CDS encoding GntR family transcriptional regulator encodes MTPPVVHSLREQIREHIVEGIVSGRWKPGERIVERRIAVELEVSQTPVREALRELETLRLIESAPNKGVRVRNLSAADLEEIYPVRAGLEQIAAELAAPRLALDCTALEPHVAALWDADRSADGTAQVRHTVGFHREMVRAAGNSVLLHTWESLGIEVFTALSIRWLGTVQKSYAEEHEALVDAFRNQDPEIGLLVKRHVLGCAPRA; translated from the coding sequence ATCACCCCACCCGTCGTGCACTCGCTGCGCGAGCAGATCCGCGAGCACATCGTGGAGGGGATCGTCAGCGGGCGCTGGAAGCCCGGTGAGCGGATCGTGGAGCGCCGGATCGCCGTCGAGCTGGAGGTCAGCCAGACGCCCGTGCGCGAGGCCCTGCGCGAGCTGGAGACGCTGCGGCTGATCGAGTCGGCGCCGAACAAGGGCGTGCGCGTACGGAACCTGTCGGCGGCGGACCTGGAGGAGATCTATCCGGTCCGGGCGGGCCTGGAGCAGATCGCGGCCGAGCTGGCCGCGCCCCGTCTCGCCCTGGACTGCACGGCCCTGGAACCGCACGTGGCGGCCCTGTGGGACGCCGACCGCAGCGCGGACGGCACGGCGCAGGTGCGGCACACCGTGGGCTTCCACCGGGAGATGGTGCGGGCGGCCGGGAACAGCGTGCTGCTGCACACCTGGGAGTCCCTGGGCATCGAGGTCTTCACGGCCCTGTCCATCCGGTGGCTGGGAACCGTCCAGAAGTCCTACGCCGAGGAGCACGAAGCCCTCGTGGACGCCTTCCGGAACCAGGATCCGGAGATCGGGCTGCTCGTGAAGCGGCACGTGCTGGGGTGCGCGCCGCGGGCTTGA